In one Pseudomonas tensinigenes genomic region, the following are encoded:
- the ihfB gene encoding integration host factor subunit beta produces MTKSELIERIVTHQGLLSSKDVELAIKTMLEQMSQCLATGDRIEIRGFGSFSLHYRAPRVGRNPKTGQSVSLDGKFVPHFKPGKELRDRVNEEEEEGV; encoded by the coding sequence ATGACGAAGTCGGAGTTGATCGAACGAATTGTCACCCATCAAGGGCTGCTCTCATCCAAGGATGTGGAGTTGGCCATCAAGACCATGCTTGAACAAATGTCCCAATGTCTGGCTACCGGTGATCGTATCGAGATCCGTGGGTTTGGCAGTTTCTCTCTGCACTACCGTGCACCGCGCGTTGGTCGTAATCCCAAGACCGGTCAATCGGTCAGTCTGGACGGTAAATTCGTTCCGCACTTCAAGCCGGGCAAGGAGTTGCGTGATCGCGTGAACGAAGAAGAGGAGGAGGGGGTTTGA
- the rpsA gene encoding 30S ribosomal protein S1, which translates to MSESFAELFEESLKTLNLQAGSIITGVIVDIDYQARWVTVHAGLKSEALIPLEQFYNDAGDLTINVGDEVHVALDSVEDGFGETKLSREKAKRAECWIVLEAAFAAEEVVKGVINGKVKGGFTVDVNGIRAFLPGSLVDVRPVRDTTHLEGKELEFKVIKLDQKRNNVVVSRRSVLEAENSAEREALLESLQEGQQVKGIVKNLTDYGAFVDLGGVDGLLHITDMAWKRIKHPSEIVNVGDEIDVKVLKYDRERNRVSLGLKQLGEDPWVAIKARYPESTRVTARVTNLTDYGCFAELEEGVEGLVHVSEMDWTNKNIHPSKVVQVGDEVEVMVLDIDEERRRISLGIKQCKSNPWEDFSGQFNKGDKISGTIKSITDFGIFIGLDGGIDGLVHLSDISWNEVGEEAVRRFKKGDELDTVILSVDPERERISLGIKQLESDPFSEYVQENDKGAIVKGTVKEVDAKGAIIVLADDIEATLKASEISRDRVEDARNVLKEGQEVEAKIISVDRKSRVIQLSIKSKDDAEEKEAIQSLKAEEAPAGDTTMAALLRQAMAKQN; encoded by the coding sequence ATGAGCGAAAGCTTTGCGGAACTCTTTGAAGAAAGCCTAAAAACCCTGAACCTTCAGGCAGGCTCCATCATCACCGGTGTTATCGTTGATATCGATTACCAGGCTCGCTGGGTAACCGTTCACGCTGGCCTGAAGTCTGAAGCACTCATCCCGCTTGAGCAGTTCTACAACGACGCTGGCGATCTGACTATCAATGTCGGTGACGAAGTTCACGTTGCTCTGGACTCGGTTGAAGACGGTTTCGGTGAAACCAAGCTGTCCCGTGAAAAAGCCAAGCGCGCTGAGTGCTGGATCGTTCTGGAAGCAGCCTTCGCAGCTGAGGAAGTGGTCAAGGGCGTTATCAACGGTAAGGTTAAAGGCGGCTTCACTGTCGACGTTAACGGCATCCGTGCGTTCCTGCCAGGTTCCCTGGTTGACGTCCGTCCAGTGCGCGACACCACGCACCTGGAAGGCAAAGAGCTGGAATTCAAGGTCATCAAGCTGGACCAGAAGCGCAACAACGTTGTCGTTTCCCGTCGCAGCGTCCTGGAAGCCGAGAACTCCGCCGAGCGTGAAGCTCTGCTGGAATCCCTGCAGGAAGGCCAGCAAGTCAAAGGTATCGTCAAAAACCTCACCGATTACGGCGCATTCGTCGATCTGGGTGGCGTGGACGGCCTGCTGCACATCACCGACATGGCCTGGAAGCGCATCAAGCATCCTTCCGAGATCGTCAACGTTGGTGACGAAATCGACGTTAAGGTTCTGAAATACGATCGCGAACGCAACCGTGTTTCCCTGGGCCTGAAGCAACTGGGCGAAGATCCATGGGTTGCTATCAAAGCCCGTTACCCAGAAAGCACTCGCGTTACCGCTCGTGTAACCAACCTGACCGACTACGGCTGCTTCGCTGAGCTGGAAGAAGGCGTTGAAGGTCTGGTACACGTTTCGGAAATGGACTGGACCAACAAGAACATCCACCCTTCGAAAGTCGTACAAGTCGGCGACGAAGTGGAAGTTATGGTTCTGGACATCGACGAAGAGCGTCGTCGTATCTCCCTGGGCATCAAGCAGTGCAAATCTAACCCATGGGAAGATTTCTCTGGCCAGTTCAACAAGGGCGATAAAATCTCCGGCACCATCAAGTCGATCACCGATTTCGGTATCTTCATTGGTCTGGACGGCGGCATCGACGGTCTGGTTCACCTGTCCGACATCTCCTGGAACGAAGTGGGCGAAGAAGCCGTACGTCGTTTCAAGAAGGGCGACGAGCTGGACACCGTTATCCTGTCGGTTGACCCAGAGCGCGAGCGTATCTCCCTGGGTATCAAGCAACTGGAAAGCGATCCGTTCTCCGAGTACGTTCAAGAGAATGACAAAGGCGCCATCGTTAAAGGCACTGTGAAAGAAGTTGACGCCAAAGGCGCCATCATCGTTCTGGCCGACGATATCGAAGCGACTCTGAAAGCCTCCGAAATCAGCCGTGACCGCGTTGAAGACGCGCGCAACGTTCTGAAAGAAGGCCAGGAAGTAGAAGCCAAGATCATCAGCGTTGACCGCAAGAGCCGCGTGATCCAGCTCTCCATCAAGTCGAAAGACGATGCTGAAGAGAAAGAAGCTATCCAAAGCCTGAAGGCTGAAGAAGCTCCTGCTGGCGACACCACCATGGCGGCACTGCTGCGCCAGGCAATGGCCAAACAGAACTAA
- the cmk gene encoding (d)CMP kinase, which translates to MKNIAPVITIDGPSGSGKGTVAGILAKRLGWNLLDSGALYRLLAFAAHNHGVDLTNEELLKKLAAHLDVQFIAATEGQLQRIILEGDEVSDVIRTESVGSGASQVAALPAVREALLQRQRAFQEAPGLVADGRDMGTVVFPDAPLKIFLTASAEERARRRYLQLKGKVEGVSLSSLLDEIRARDERDTQRAVAPLKPAADAIQLDSTELSIDQVLERIMSEIAIRDIAG; encoded by the coding sequence GTGAAAAACATTGCACCGGTCATCACCATTGATGGGCCAAGCGGCTCGGGCAAGGGCACGGTCGCCGGGATTCTGGCCAAGCGTCTGGGCTGGAATCTGCTGGATTCCGGTGCGCTTTATCGCCTGCTGGCGTTTGCTGCGCACAATCATGGTGTCGACCTGACCAATGAAGAGCTGCTGAAGAAACTCGCCGCTCATCTGGATGTTCAGTTCATTGCCGCGACCGAAGGTCAGCTGCAACGGATCATCCTGGAAGGTGACGAAGTCAGCGATGTCATTCGCACCGAAAGCGTCGGTTCCGGTGCTTCGCAAGTGGCTGCATTGCCCGCCGTGCGCGAGGCGCTGCTGCAGCGCCAGCGTGCTTTTCAGGAAGCGCCGGGGCTGGTGGCCGATGGTCGCGACATGGGAACCGTGGTTTTTCCTGATGCGCCGCTGAAGATTTTCCTGACCGCCAGTGCCGAGGAGCGGGCGCGCCGTCGATATTTGCAGTTGAAGGGCAAAGTCGAGGGTGTTAGTCTGTCGAGTCTGCTAGATGAGATCCGTGCACGCGACGAGCGTGACACCCAGCGAGCGGTAGCCCCGCTTAAGCCGGCGGCTGACGCCATACAGCTGGATTCCACGGAGTTGTCCATCGATCAGGTGCTTGAACGCATCATGAGCGAGATCGCCATTCGCGATATCGCCGGGTGA